The bacterium genome contains a region encoding:
- a CDS encoding DegT/DnrJ/EryC1/StrS family aminotransferase, with protein ENVLPETDQLCSEAVWFTQNMLLGSQRDMDDIADAVQKIYENRDKLA; from the coding sequence AGAGAACGTGTTGCCGGAAACAGATCAGCTGTGCAGCGAAGCGGTGTGGTTTACACAGAATATGCTGCTGGGGTCACAGCGCGACATGGACGACATTGCGGATGCAGTGCAAAAGATCTATGAGAACAGGGACAAGCTGGCTTGA